A section of the Phoenix dactylifera cultivar Barhee BC4 unplaced genomic scaffold, palm_55x_up_171113_PBpolish2nd_filt_p 002457F, whole genome shotgun sequence genome encodes:
- the LOC120109598 gene encoding protein DMP3-like produces MTELSSAIPIANSQDSEPRELDRSTPLRGTTPSQSLTSQRPLVIDKTLSTAANLAQLLPTGTVLAFQALSPSFSNHGICYASNKYITLSLLLICTISCIFFSFTDSFKGTNGKLYYGMATCKSFIVFNYQPSDGDRSKVLEDLLRFRIRWLDYVHAFFSVLVFLALTFSDTNIQHCFFPDSGSNSKQILQNLPLGAGFLSSMVFLIFPTTRQGIGYSDTTPHSL; encoded by the coding sequence ATGACAGAGCTATCATCTGCGATCCCAATTGCAAATAGCCAGGATTCAGAACCGAGAGAATTGGATCGGTCGACCCCATTAAGGGGCACTACCCCCAGCCAAAGCTTGACGAGCCAGAGGCCATTGGTGATCGACAAGACCCTGTCGACTGCGGCGAACCTCGCGCAGCTCCTGCCGACAGGCACCGTCCTCGCCTTCCAAGCTCTCTCCCCTTCCTTCTCCAACCACGGCATCTGCTACGCTTCCAACAAGTACATCACCTTGTCGTTACTTCTCATTTGCACCATCTCTtgtatcttcttctccttcaccgATAGTTTCAAAGGGACCAACGGAAAGTTGTACTATGGCATGGCCACGTGCAAAAGCTTCATTGTTTTCAATTACCAGCCCTCTGATGGGGATCGAAGCAAGGTATTGGAGGACTTGTTGAGGTTTCGGATACGGTGGTTGGACTACGTCCATGCCTTCTTCTCGGTGCTGGTGTTCTTGGCTCTAACCTTTAGTGATACCAATATACAACACTGCTTCTTTCCGGATTCTGGGTCAAACTCGAAGCAGATCCTCCAGAATTTGCCGCTTGGGGCCGGGTTCTTGTCGAGCATGGTGTTTTTGATCTTTCCAACCACCCGGCAGGGGATTGGATATTCGGATACAACGCCTCATTCACTGTAA